The following is a genomic window from Spirochaetota bacterium.
GCCGAAAAAGCGGGGCTTTCATTAGGCAATTTCTACAACTATTTTAAAAATAAAGAGGATTTGTTTAAAAATTTGCTTGAGCCTGAAAATATTCTACAACATCTTTCTGACATAAAACAAATGCTAGATAGTCGCTTCCCCTTTAATTTTAAAGAGATACTCAAAGCAATAAAATCAGTGGTTGACAATGACTTTCATCTTTACCGGCTTATTTTTATTGATCTTACTGAATTTAACGGGCTCTACACTGACAGAATTCTTGATCGCATAATACAGGAAGCAACCACCACATTTAACACCAATGTAAAAAACGCTATTGTCGGCACTATTATAAAAGATGACGATTATCAATTTTACATAAAAGCATTTATTATTTCCACATTATCACTTTTGGTCATTGGGAAAATTTTGCCATCAGCTAATTTTAATGACAAATCCAATGATTATATTGCTGAAAAACTTTCTAATGTTATACTGCATGGAATAGTGCTATGACCATGAAAGCATTTCCATTTTTATGGGCGATAGTTACTGTGATAGCAAGTGGGGTTGCCTTTGCACAGGACACTTTCAGCTTGCTTTCTGTGGATGACAAACCATCCTTTAACATTAAAGGATTGCTTGAAATTGACACCACCACCTCCACCTATCCCCATCAGGAAACAGGCGATATATTTAAAAAAGATGAACTGAAAGTAAATACCACTATCAAATACGGTAAAGACTCATTCTATGTTTACGTTGACAGCAATATGTATGTATTACCTAACCTGATAAATGAGAATATTAATCCTGGGTATGCATATACCTCTGAAAATGAAATACTGCGCAATGGCACACTGACATCTTCAAATGCAGAAATTAATTTCCGCGAATGTTTTATAAATTATGAAATAGGTTCACTTCGCCTGAGAGCGGGCAATCAAATATTTTCATGGGGTACTGCAGATGCGTTTAACCCCACAGCATACTACAACCCCTACGACCTTCGCGAATTCCTCTTCAAAGACGAAGATACAGAAATGAAAATGGGCGTGCCTGCGTTATCAATGCTTATCACGTTAGGCAACGACACACTCGAGCTTGTTTTCACCCCGCTGCATGTTCCGCTGAGGATGCCACCGCAAGGTTCATTTTGGCAGCTAAATGTACATGAGGGCCCTTTCCCAGTAACTATCGCCAAACCTATGGCTCTGACCCCCACTATTACCAATGCAGGAATTGGTGCACGGTACTACCATAATATTGCAGGCTTTGATGTGCATGTAAGTGCTTACCATGGCCCCGATACTCAACCTTACCTTGTGCCAGTAAGGACCATACTGGAGCCAAACAAGCCCGTTTCAATTGTAGTACAGCCCAAATATGCAATAGTGAATATGGTGGGCAGCGCCATTTCAAAATCGTACAAAGATTTTGTATTTCAGGTTGAAGCAGTATACGCACCCGATAAAACTGGCGTCGTTGATGTAGACTTGAAAAGTATTAACGCTGCACAGCTACAAACATTACTCCCTTACAAAACTGGCAAAAGCCATTTTGTAACCTACTCAGCTGGTTTTAATTATTTTATACCCATACGCGATTATTTCAAAGAACATGAGGGGCAATGTGTTTTTACCTTTGAATGGAGC
Proteins encoded in this region:
- a CDS encoding TetR/AcrR family transcriptional regulator, producing MSNLTTDKRQQILDVAKELFATKGYSATGIREIAEKAGLSLGNFYNYFKNKEDLFKNLLEPENILQHLSDIKQMLDSRFPFNFKEILKAIKSVVDNDFHLYRLIFIDLTEFNGLYTDRILDRIIQEATTTFNTNVKNAIVGTIIKDDDYQFYIKAFIISTLSLLVIGKILPSANFNDKSNDYIAEKLSNVILHGIVL